In the genome of Columba livia isolate bColLiv1 breed racing homer chromosome 1, bColLiv1.pat.W.v2, whole genome shotgun sequence, the window CAAGTTCTGCGTATCTGCCCAAATGTAACCATTTCCTTTAGATGGCATCGCGTGGCTCTGTTGACCCAGAGAGTGGGTGATTCCCACACAGATAAACTGATGTTACAGAAATCATACTTAACGCTGTCGATCTTACCATGGTATCCACTTTCTGAGCTCAAGTTTAAAGCAGCTGGAGGTCCAGCAGCGCTTTTGGGGAGCACGTCCCACCCGTAAAAAAACGACAGCGGGTAAAGCAAACCCCACCACAAACCCTTCCGACTGCTGAGGGGCAACGATTTATTCCACACGCAACTGGAGGGCGAAGGGCCACAGCTGACAGCTGACAATGGCACAGTGTCACCATTTGTCACCCCGTGCTTGAGCTATAATAAGAGCGTCTTTGTATGGACACAACAGCGTTTAGGTAAAATATTTGAGCTAACCAGCGGAGGGGTCAGTATGAGTCTAAGTTGCAAGAGAGTCTCTTCCTCGCTCGGGAGCTTGGTTTGCACCAAAAGCTTTGCTTTCCGGTTACTTTTTTTGCTTGCCCTTCTTTTTGGTGGAGCCAGGCCAGGGAAAGCCCCGGAGCTCCAGGAAGGCGGGCACGTTGTGGCAGATGTAGTGTGCGTTGAGCATGGCAGCCGGGCTGAAGATATCCGCTCCCTTCGGCCCCTTCTGCCCTTTCTTTTTGGACCCTCTGCCTTTGCCACGCTTGGGTTTGCTTTTACCTGcctgcagagagaaaatgaCCACAAAAACActcagtcatagaatcatagtatcATTTTGGTAGGAGGAGagccttaagatcatcaagtcaaacCATAACCTGAATCTAGtgctaaactgtgtccctaagatcCTCATCTCTATTTCAGTTCAAGccctccggggatggtgactccaccactgccctgggcagcctgttgcagtgctttacaaccccttccatgaagaaatctttcctaatatccaatctgaaccttcccctGGCGCatcttgaggccatttcctctcatccgaCATGTTTATTGTCTCACGTATCTTAAGATATCCCAGAACAGCTGTTTCATTACATCTTAGTCCTGGCTTGCAGGCTTAGCTCAGAGCCCCTCACACCACAGACTCCTGTACTTTGTGGTGATTTTATATATGACTCACAAGCATTAAAACTTCCACCAAAGCCATATTTGCTCTATAGGCTGTAAGAACCTTGAAAGTCATCAGACACGGCTCGTTAGTGCTCCCCCGTGCTTCTCTCTGCCCAAAATGGAAATCATCCATCCTTTTcaattgattttttaattaatgcattGATACAATCCTGAAGTAAACTAAGCCTATGTTGTGTGTTCATGGCCTGCGGGTGGATCATAAGCCCGAAAAGCAAGTCTTGTTCCTACAGCTGTGGCCTTTCTGCGATATAGTTGTTGTTCTACCATTAGCGGTAACACAAATCtaaagagcagctctgctgttctatGTGTAGGAAGGAGGTGTTGCCAAAACCTGTGACCTCCAGCTGATTAGGGCTGGTGCCTGAACACCCTCTTGCCTTGGAGATGGATGTGCCCGAGTCTCATTCACTCCCTGGGTTGTTTCCTCACCCATCCTGCCCGTCTATTTCTGTTACTCGCCTGGCTTTGCACACTGGAATTAAACAGATCCTAGCAACTCACTGGAAAGAATTAGCACAGATACAGCCAGAAAGGCCACATGTCACTATCAGCTGGGCATAAACTAGGGGAAGTATATGTAGAATAGTTTTCGTGGTATCGATTCTAAGGAGTGTCTTTACAGCTCTGTACTGTTAAGCCTAAGAGAGACAAACATTTGTGCTCTGAGGTATGAGAACAGCCAGGGGTGCAATCTTCAGAATCAGCCAGGAACACAATGGGAAGGAATATGTACAGAAAAGTCAAGATTTCTATAGAAAACACACAGACCCGATATccacacaaggaaaaaaagacagtcagaaaatacagagtgcaagctgcagcagagggCAGGTTGTTTCCTAAACAGTCACGCAGACTGCAAATTGCATAAACTCAGACGTGTATTAGAGACGGTGACAAGTGTTTTCTGTAGAATCCATCAGGCAGAATTCATTGACTACATGGTGTGCTGGAATGTGCACACTTCACAGATTAACAGATGCTTATGTCAGGTTTTTCAGCCAGTCACCTGGATCACACCCTCCACACACCCCCAGCAGGGGCTCTAGCAGATACTGTGAGCACAAAACtcttttgaatttaaaaaatgcaaaaaaaaaaagtgcaaaaaagTGTGAAACAAGTGCGCAAAAAAGTGCAAAACTCTTTTGAGTTTTTAAAGTACGAGCCAGTGGGACACCTGAACACTCTCCAAAAGTACCGGGAAATCCACGTTTGTGCAGTATTTTCATTCGCCCACAAGCGATAAGATTTGAGGCTTTATAAGATATGTGCAAAAATTTTACAGCCTGTAGCCACGAGCAGCAAGAAGAGCTAAAATATCAGAATCAGgtgcacacttgcacacaaCGTGAATTCAGGCAGGGCAGTTTATGTCCCACAGCCTTGGGAAGGAACCTTTCGGATATTAActcaattttcttaaaaataagtatCAATACActtcaaaagaataaaatctaTCTTACCATGTCCTGTTACTGAGTGGAGACCGGCCAGCGCTGTGTGGATTTACACAGGATCACGCAGTGGGTCACATACGGTGCAACGTATCAGTATCATCCCCCCTAGAgttaaagggggaaaagaacAGAATTAGGTAAAGTTAGTCCCTTGCACAAACATGTCGCGGTGTGTCATCCCTAAAAGTGTTTCTTTGCAGACAACCACCTATCAAGTCATGCACTAACTGCCAAGATTCCAGGACTCCTGAGCCTTTTTGTGAGTTTTTCTCTAACAACACAACACTAGACAGCGGGAAAGGAAAACCTGAAGCTCAACTCGGTGTCAGCGACCTGCAAAAGGCACCTGAGCTCACCCGGCTGCTCCAGACCCACCTCAGCGCCCCGCCCCATCCCGCGTAGCACAGGCAGGACCTGACCTGTCTCCACAGCTGAAGAAacgaagctgtgcagggcttcCCCCACACTCCCCACCTCAAAAGACACCGCAGTACCTgcggcagggccggggctgGGGCCGCTGACGGGTTGCGAACTCCTCTGACGACCGCCGCCGCCAGGCACAGCCTCCCTGGTTACTTCCCGCGTCGCGTTGCCATGGCAGCCCGCCCTACGCATGCGCAGTGGAAGGCAGTGAAGCCGAAAGGGGCGGGGACACGCACCGACGCACCGCCCCTCGCCCAATCAGCTGCCGAGGCGGGCGGGCGCGCGCTGCCCGTTGCGATCGCAACGGCCGCCTCAGGAAAAGGGCGGGAAAAGGTTTTCCGGGGCTGAGGGGAGTTTTTGTCGCCGCCGTCCCGCCctccaaaaaacacaaaaaaggcacaaaaatagCACAAAAGGGCCTGCACCACCCACTGCCAAAAACACCAAAGCGAAAAGTCATAGGGAAGGAAGTAAAAAGTACCACAACAACTTagggtggagaggaggaggggaggttGTGGGAGGAGGGGAGCTTATGGGAAAGATTGGCGTTCGGAAGGCTATTATATTAATATTCCTGTTATTTGTGGGCAAAAAACGAAAGGATGGAAGAGGGGTGTCTCTTCTGCATCCCTCAGCACCAGGCTCTCACTCCCAAAGTGCTGAAATCAAAAAGCAGAAGTGTAAATTATCAGCCGGAGCTCATAATTGTGCTACTGCCAAAGCCCCACACGGCCATGGGTCTGCCTAGATCGTGGGCTTATTTTTATCCCAAACATTAAGCTCTCAAAATCTGCTCTctgtgaagagaagctgccaaattagTGTACGctgtgattaagttataaaagatGTACCCATCGTTAACCCAGTGACATGAGATAagtgctttctgaccacctgcaaaatgatatttttcaagttttagatccttctgcatgacaagaaggagacagaagattaagcgATACATTATTTAGAAGCAGAGTGATTAGTTTATATTCAACTAATTATTAACAGTTGTATTGTAAGAAAGAAACGAAgcaattataactaacatcatcaattatttcttagtgtAGATCTATGTCCAAATttccaaaaattgtaatgcatatgtaataattatgtgagtATAAGCAACGCAAGAGCATCCAGCCTTCGGAGCGCTGATGGAGGGTGATCCCAGCGTTCCCAgcgctgataaaataaagaacgTCGCTTAACtgtataattgactctgctaTTAAgtgtatttctttgttttatctGCCCATAGGATGTGCTTTGCCGTATTTTAAAGCTCATTAGGCTCGATGAAGTTCAATATTCCTCACTGATCACAAAGCAATTCCCCTGAACAGCACATTCTCCTGGATCCCACTCATGGCAACAGAGAACAGTAAAGAGAGCaaaattacagtattttctaGAGAAAAATATCCGTGATAAGTAAAACAAGCCGAAACATATGTTTTTTACGCTGCCTTATAGCTTGTTCTTGAAAACACATCACATTTCCAGATTACAACAGAGAAGTTTGTTCCCTGGGTTGAGAAAGAGGTCTGCATCGTGTTCATGGTGACGGCACTTGGCTGGTCCGGCACCCAAACACATCACATTGGAAAGATAGAATGGTGTTTTCCATTAGCTCAACCCCTTTCTGCTCAAGGCAAATAAGTCTAATGCTTCCCACtttcaaaattgcttttcaaaacatcttcacagaatcccagaacgtcaggggttggaagggccctggaaagctcatccagtgcaatccccccatggagcaggaacacccagatgaggttacacaggaaggtgtccaggcgggttggaatgtctgcacagaaggagactccacaaccccctgggcagcctgggccaggctctgcaccctcacccccaacaagttgcttctcctagtcaagtggaacctcctgtgttccagtttgcacccattgccccttgtcctgtcactggttgtcaccagaagagcctggctccatcctcctgacactccccctttccatattgatccccaggaatgagtcccccctcagtgtcctcttgtccagctccagagccccagctccctcagcctttcctcacacgggagatgctccactccctccagcatcttggtggctgcgctggactctctccagcagttccctgtcctgctggaactgaggggccacagctggacacaagattccaggtgtggtctccccagggcagagcagaggggcaggagaacctctctgacctactgaccacccccttctaacccaccccaggtaccattggccttactggccacaagggcccagtgctggctcatggtcaccctgctgtccccaggaccccccggtccctttcccctacgctgctctctaatagctcattccccaacttacactggaacctggggttgttccttccCCAGCAGCGTGTCCTTTCgataattattttccttcaaacaTCTCCTCCTGCCCATCTCTGTCCTTTCTTTCACTGATGTGTCTATTTCTCTTCATATTTAattgggcttttgttttgttctcatttCCAGGAGTTCTTCTGATCAGTCTTCATTAAAGCTCTTTTTACTCTACCCACCAACGTGCCTCATTCTCCACATCCATTTCTATTTTCATGCTGAAATGATGTCCCTGCAAACATTTCCACTGCTGAAATGTTGTCCCCCTTCAGTACTTGTGCATTCATAGCCAAACATGTTCACTCTTTCATCGCTGTTAATAAAGCTCCTTTACCAAGTCCACGTACCTTCTAACATCCACATCACAGCATCCAAAGCGACAGCCAAATGCTTCTTAATTATTATAATTGCGTGAGATGGAAATTTGTGTTTGTAATAAGCCCCAAAATCTCCGTCATCGCCAGGAGGAGCCAGAAAGATGGTCGGATATTTGATTTTTACTGCGTTTAGGGGAAAACtattttgtgtgatttttatcaACAACCCACACGGCATAAAAGAAGCAATCATAATGATACTTGTGATCGCCTTTTAGCAAGAACAACTGGCAAGAGACCACATTATACCAACTGTTGAGGCTACAAAGAATTACAGCGGTGACAAGTGTCTGAAATGTTGGATCAAGGAGACAAAAACCAGCCTGTGCAGTCGAGTGCTGCATTTTGTGAAGATGCTCGGACATGGCCACAAAACAAGCTCCTGTTTACACGGGCAAGGTGTTGATAAATAATTAAGGGATGTTTCTGCAAACTAAGAGGGTAACAAACCTGGCCTCATAAAGTCGCTGTGGTAGTCGCGACTGGATAAATACAGAGCGCGTTAGCTCTGGCAGCTGTCAGGACAGCTCAGTGTCACCATTTTTATGAAAATACTCACAAAAAGAGGGATTTTAGGTTATGGCCCTTTTAACAGAGCGAGAATAAATAATGTCTGATGTTCCTCACTCCGACAAATTAATAATATATAACTTGTGCAACTAGTTGTTCTATAAGCTATGGAATGAAAGCCAGAGCTGGGGAGTTACACAGCCACTCTGCCTTGCTGCCAACTTTCACAACACTGAAAGGAACTTCATATCCTTGAGGCCTTTTATCCTTCACTCAGATTTGCGTGAAATTAGCTGAACAATTTGAAAGCCGCTTACAGAAGAGTGAGGAACCAATAGCGCAGTCGCACGTGTCTTATATCCCTAGGAAACAAGGCTAAAAAGGGAAGAGTCTGCACTGAGGTCCTGAAGAAAACGACTGAACCACAGCGGAACTTTCAGCAACCACCTGTACgctgagaaaaagagaaagaaatctcTGCATGCACCAATTAGGACAGAAACTGAGACCCCACGAGCATTCGGAAACAACAGCCACGGTGGGCTAAGAGAACAGACGTGCCTTCGGCTGTACAGAAACCACCCCAAACTTTGCTCTGAAACTTTCTTGCTCTCCATCAAAATGATTATTTCATGATTGCTGTCTCCTAGCTCTTCCGAGAGATATATGGTTTTTAAGGAGAAAAGCCTCACCGTGaagtaaagaagttttaaaCTGCTACCTGCTTGCAGTGAATACACTGCTGAAACATGGGGGAAAGCCTTTAAATTACGATGTTTTTTGAGTCGCCCACATCTGTTTGCAAGTGCAATCAACATTAAAATAGAGGTTCCCTCTATTCCTGCTAAAGTGGCGTTTAGGCCAGTTCAGTTCAGTCCGTACTGAGACCAGAGGTTTTATTAATGTGAACTAAAACCTGCGTTTCCCACACAAAACTCTCATTAAACGTCGCGCATCTCAACAGAAGTACAGTCTTTGTGATAAATAAATGATGAGACccaaatattttaagttaaaaGGTGCACGTTCCCCTAGTTACTATTTTACCCAGAGGTTCTCCAGGAAGCAGAACTTGTAGTGCTGGCGGAAATAAATACAACTCAAAGATAACAGTTTACACCATCCTTTACCACCCAGACATCCAGGCACCAATTGGTATTTGTGTTCTGTGCCTCAGTAAAaacagaagccactgaaaagCTGTGGAAATCTTCTATGAAACAcgatttaaatacaaaatacagacaAACGAACATTCTGTGTGTACtggttattttttccccacgTAAACGTTGTGGGAAATAGACGCTTcggggggggggaaacaagtTTTGAGGCAAATAACAATGGCTTTTTGAAGTTTTTGATTCTTTGAAGAAGCACTTACCGCCACCGCCTTAGTTCATTCAGAGTAGAAGAATTTGGATGCGTTGATAGTATTTCCTTTACATTCACACTCAGTTGTTGGGAAATCATAAGGGTTGGAGGAATCATACAACTGGGGGTGTAATATGGTTAACCAGGAAATAAAGAACACCACTTGTGTCAGGAGACGGGACAACGCACAGAGGAACAGCTGAACAACCAGGGGGGAAACACGAGGTAAAACACCCCCCAGAGAATCCTGAGCTTTCCAGCCAGTCCTGGGCTGTgaatcacagaaccccagagtgtcaggggttgaagggccctggaaagctcatccagtgcaatccccccatggagcaggaacacccagatgaggttacacaggaaggtgtccaggcgggttggaatgtctgcagagaaggagactccacaacccccctgggcagcctgggccaggctctgccaccctcaccccaaacaagttgcttctcatagtcaagtggaacctcctgtgttccagtttgcacccattgccccttgtcctgtccctggttgtcaccagaagagcctggctccatcctcctgacactccccctttccatattgatccccaggaatgagtcccccctcagtctcctcttgtccagctccagagccccagctccctcagcctttcctcacacgggagatgctccactccctccagcatcttggtggctgcgctggactctgtccagcagttccctgtcctgctggagctgaggggccacagctggacacaatattccagatgtggtctcaccagcgCAGAATCTGAGCGTATGCTGAAAATCGGAGTGTTTATACTGCATTCCTGCTACTGAAACACTCAACAGCCCCTTCGGATGTCTGCCAGCTCCACTTGGGGGTTGTTAATTTATTTATGTGTGTCTATTTAATCTTTACATATGACCAGCAGGGAGATGCTAGATGCCATTTTTCAGAAGGAACTAAATACAAAGGCTGAATTGCTTTGTCCGGAGCGACAGAGCTCTCCCAGTTCTGGGATCCCCAAAGGCAGCACTGCGCTTCCACCATAGATTGTGTGTCCGTATTTCACGCCTTactgcttgctttattttactttaaaacaactttttaaCGAGCACGAACACTGCGAAGACATCTACAGCCGctaattctgcttttctttctttgatttctaTAGATACATGGGAACAGAACATCCAAAGTATGTCGGGCTCAGCAGAGTGGAGATGCACAGGGCTCAGAGCTGAGTTTATGGATCGGTTCGTCAGGGATGGTTTTGCCCTTTAAAAACAAGTAGCAAAGGAAACATTTAAATTAAGGCGCAGGAAGCAAAAAAGCTGAAGTAAATGAACGTGCTTTAAAAGTCGCTCCGGTTTATTTTGCTCAGAAGCACATTGAGAAAGGTGAGCGGGTTTACTGACGCTGTTTCTTTGAAGAACGCCTTTGGCAAACCACGTGAAGGAAACGTTCTGGGTTCAATTCCACAGCAATAAGCACAAATCCTGTCATAACACATACGTGGGCTCTTATCTCTCGCGTGCTTGATTTATCGATAACAGCACGGCCGAAGTGCTTGCCTGCACTATATTATTAATAACATGCTGCTTTGCCAAAAGCCTAATACACTATTCATCCTGCAAGCCAAGGCCCACAGCATCTGCTTTTTCCTCATATGGTGGCATCAAGTTATTACCCAAAGCACTTTTCCCCCCTGCTTTAAGACTTGACACCAACATTCTCCCAAATAACCAAAAATCTGTGTAAAAGTCACTTAATGTGGCATTTACTGTCTCCTCCAGGCTTAGGAGGGCTGAAGGGCACTGAAGAAACCCAACGCTGCAGGAATTATCCTTCTGAAACAACCAGGTGAAGAAAAACGTGGCAATCAACCTCTTCTACAGCTGTAAAGACCACACAGCATACCCATCATTGTAATCTGATATAAATGGTGAGTGGAAAGGGCGGCGGTGAAAAGGTTATGGGTTATTATCCTTGGTGAGCATCTCAACGGGTTGTGTAATCCCAGCAGcgataccagggacaagaggtAACGTCACCTCCTTTGGCCAAGTCAACCGGCCACCTCTGGTTGACAATGTGCCGcgtatttcttcttttcagctTCGTTAGGGAAGCGGGGCAGCTTGTTCGTGGCAGGAGGGTGTTGGAAGCTCATCATCAAGCAGCCACCATGgaataaatggaaacaaattcAGCGCAGGGCATGTGGGGGAGAGGAAAACCTTGCGAGATGCGCTTCCAACAAAATTATACGTGCGGACTGAGCCAAGAGACAGACGTGGGCACTGAGCTCGACCTGCGCCAGATACGCTCGCTCTTGTCACTGCCGCTTGTGTGACACTGGAACCTGGTCCGTGGCCTCTGTGCAGGTCTGTTGATACAATCTGGCCTCCAAGAAGTCACAGGGAAGGGGTGACCTCCAAAAAGTTGAATGCGCAGGGTTGATATAAAGACATTTTCTCTCCTTGGaccagtatttttcttccagccATGCTTAAGAACACCCAGATGCCAAGGAATCTTCTGTCTGTAGCACCTTGAGTCTTTATCGCGGCGGGAGCAGCGGCAGGCGAAGGTGTCGCTCTCACTGGtactgcagcagctcctcccagcGAATGGGCTGGGAAAACACCTCCCGCTCCAGCCAGAGCTCGTAGGAATAGCGGAAATCCTCGGGGAGCTCCAGCCGCTGGCCCAGCACGCTCTGCAGGCAGTTGTCCACCGGCGCGAACTCCGAGTCCCGAGGTCTGTCGTAGCGGCGGCTGTTGAAGGCCTCGATGTTGGCTCTCAGGGTGCATTCCTCAGCCTGGAAATCCCACGGTCTGGCGTCGATATCTGCACGGAAGGAGAAACCAAAGTCTTGTAGGAACAAATCACTCTGCTAAGGTTTGATCTAAAGAGAGGACAAAGATTTTACAGCTACCACATGCCTGAATTGACTTTAGCATCAGCCAGTCAGTTATTCCTAGTTACTACTCCTAATCAATGtatgcattttaatttaaggtattcaaatgaaatacattaaaatccCTTGTTACTTAGGCAAAAAGCTTCCTATAGAAATACAATTGTCTCAGCTCTGCAGCATTTTAAAGACTCTATTATTATCAAGCTCCTGCTTTTTTCTGAAAGTCCCCACTGTTTTACTGAAAATCTCCCCAGATGGCTGAAGCAGAGATTAAGATTTAATGCACGTACTTAAAACCTGGCCAACTTATTACGAGCTACCGAAAACGTTTTTTCAAATTTGGACAAATTTAACTATGAATGATGTTGAAAAGCTAATAACTGGCATAATAACCTcgatattttaaatatttgatattATTTAAACATATAACATCAAAAATATGAGCTGTAAATCCATACAAAACAGTCATTTGCTCCATAATGTTCAGCGAATTCATTAGCCAAGCTCAGCAGCGCTCAAGGGA includes:
- the SMKR1 gene encoding small lysine-rich protein 1, yielding MAGKSKPKRGKGRGSKKKGQKGPKGADIFSPAAMLNAHYICHNVPAFLELRGFPWPGSTKKKGKQKK